Genomic window (Saccharothrix australiensis):
TGCCGGCGCGGGTGGTCGCCCTGCGCGCCAAGGTGTTCGCGAAGGTCAACGGGGACAACGCGATCACGTTCCCGAACGCGCAGGTGGGGCCCGAGCGGTTCCAGGAGGTCTACGGGCACCCCGCCGCGAACGGCCGCAGCAGGGGAGCCGCGCTCTCGGACCTGTTCTGGTACTGGCTCTCCCCCGGCGCGGAGGTGCACCAGGAGCACCTGGAGGCGGGCCCGCGCTACGACGACGTGGCGCGCACGACCCGCGCGCTGCTGTCCGGTCCGGCCGACGAGCTGGCGGACGCGGCGGCCCGCTGCGCCGGGCGGGTGCTCGACGAGCTGGTCACCGGACGGGTCACGCCGGTGCGGCTGCGCGACCTGATGGTGCCGGTGTGGGCGGAGTACTGCTACGAACTGGTGTTCGGCGAGCCGTGCCCGCGCGCGGCGCGCGACCTGATCGCGGGCCACGCCGACGACGTGGTGACGGCGCTGAAGTGCACCGGCCTGCGCCACCCCGCCCGCCGGGAGCGCCTGACCCGCTACCTCGCCCGGCGGGTCGCGGCGGGCGACGTGCGGCGACCGCTGCCCGCGAGCCTGTCGCCCGCCGAACGGGTGCACTACCTCCAGGGCACGTTCTTCAACACGGCCGTGGTGCAGCTGTCCGAGGCGATGGCGCACCTGCTGCTCGCGCTGGCGCAGCACCCGGAGGTGGCGGACCGGCTCCGGCGCGACCCGGCCGACGACCGCTACTTCGCGCACGTGCTGGACGAGACCCTGCGGCTGTACCCGCTGTTCGGCATCGCTCACCGCATCACCACCGGTGAGATCGACCTGGGCGGGGGCACCACGTTCCCCGAGGGGACGGTGCTGTGCTTCAGCTACCCCGACTACCACGCCGCCGGCCACCGCGACCCCGGCGTGTTCGACCCGGACCGCTGGGCGCGGGTGCCCGCCCGCGCGGCGCACCACATCCCGTTCGGCGTCGCCGCCAACCGCCCGTGCCCGGCGTGGCGGCTGTCCCCGCTGGCGCTGCGGGCGGCGACCGCGGAGGTGCTGCGCCGCTTCACGCTGCACTCCACGGTCACGCACACCCGGTCGCTGCCGAACCGGGGACCGTGCCTGCTGGTCCGGGCGGACGGCCCGCCGCCGCGCCACCTCGCCGCGCTCGGCGCGTTCCTGCGCGTGCGCGACCGGTGGGAGGACGTGTGGCGCAGCGTCGTCCAGCTCGTGCTGGGCACGGTCATGGTGCTGCACGCGCGCAGGCTGCGCCTGGCCGGGCGCTACTTCGAGACCCACGACACCGCGGGGTGCCCGCCGGGGCACCGACCGCCCGACCACCGGGAGAGGGCCGAGTGAACCAGATCGAGTTCGCGTTGCGGGTGTTCGCCGCGCTCGCGGTCGTCCTCGTCGCGACGACCCTGTGCGGACGCCTCGCCATGCTGGTCAAGCAGCCGAGGGTGGTCGGCGAGATGGTCGCCGGCGTCCTGCTCGGGCCCGCCCTGCTCGGCGCGGTCGCGCCGGGCGTGCAGGCCGACCTGTTCCCCGCCGACGTCAAGGACGTCCTCTACGTGCTGAGCACCATCGGGCTGACGTTCTACATGTTCCTCGTCGGCGCCTCGCTCGACCACGGCCTCGCCGGCGGGCGGAACGTGCGGCGGGCCTCGGTGCTCGCCGTGTCCGGCATCGTGCCGACGTTCCTGCTCGGCGCGGGCGCGGCGGCGCTGTTCTTCGACTCGCTGAGCCCCGGCGGCGGCAGCCTGTGGGAGTTCATGCTCTACGTCGGCGGCGCGCTGTCGATCACCGCGTTCCCCATGCTGGCGCGCATCCTGGAGGAGCGCGGCATCGCGAACACGCCCATCGGGGGCCTCACCCTGGTCGCGTCCGCCATCGACGACGCGGCGGCGTGGGTGATCCTGGCGGTGATCATCGCCGTCGGCACGGCGGGCGGCCCGCTGGACGCGCTGGACACCGTGGCGGGCGCGGCGGTGTTCGCGGCGCTGATGCTGACGGTGGGGCGCAGGCTGCTCCGCGCGCTGGGCGAGCGGGTGGAACGCGCGGGCCGGATGAGCCGCGACGTCATGGCGCTCGTCCTGCTCCTCGTGCTGGCGGCGGGCTGGTTCACCGACCACATCGGCGTGTTCTCGGTGTTCGGCGGGTTCATCACCGGCCTGGCGATGCCGCAGTCGGCGATCGTGCGGCGCGAGCTGACGACCCGGCTCACGGACCTGAACTCCATCCTGCTGCTGCCGGTGTTCTTCGCGTTCAGCGGCCTCAACACGGAGGTGTCCGGGTTCGGCGCGGGCGGCGCGCTGTGGCGGCCGCTCGCGGTGATCACGGCGGTCGCGTTCGCCGGCAAGTACCTGGGCTGCGCCGCGGTGGTCCGCTGCCAGGGCTTCCCGTGGCGGTACGCGTCGGCGGTCGGCGGGCTGATGAACGCGCGCGGGCTGATGATCCTGATCTTCATCAACATCGGCCTCGCGCACGGGCTGGTGACCTCGGAGCTGTTCGCGATCCTGGTCGCGGTGGCGATCCTCACCACCGCCGCCGCGATGCCGATCTACCGGGCGTCCCTGCCCGACGGCATGGACCGGGCGGAGGCCGGTCCCGTGCCGCCCCCGGTCGTCGCGCCGAACGCGCGCGGCTGATCCCCGGTCGGACCGCATGCGCCGGCGGTCCGACACTCCCCGCGCGGTCTTCGGACGTGTCGTGTCGCTCAACGCCGCGACCACGTCGACGCGTCGCCCGATACGTCCCGCGAGTGGTGTCAGTGACTGACACCACTCGCGGACCCGACGACATCACCGGAGGTGAAAGGCTTGCGGCCAGGCCCGTCGAGCCGGCCATGCCACGGCGCGGGCGACGGGTGCTCCCGGTCCTCGGCCGCCTTGAGGCCGAGGCGGCGTCTCCCCGCACAGGCGGGGCGATCCGGGCGATGCACGGGACCCCGGGGAACGTCGAGGCACCCGCGCACGCGCGGCGGCGGTCAGCCCGTGAGCGGGATGGTGAACTTCGGCGCCGAGCCGCCGGTGCTGGACACCGTGGTCGTCGCCTCCACCGGGGTGCCGGACGAGCCGTGCGTGATGCGGTGCACCACCAGCACCGGCGCGTCGAGCGGTATCTCCAGCGTGCCCGCCTCCGAGCGGCTGGGCAGGCGTGCGTCGAGCTGCACGGTCGCCACGATCGGGTCGAGGCCCGCGTTGCGCAGCAACGGGGTCAGGTCCGGGTGCGGCGTGTCGTTGCGGTCGGAGATGTCGTGGCCGGTGTGCTGCTCGATGGTCGTCGCGACGGCCCGCGGCAGCCACTGCTGGTCGATGCTCGTCACGCGAGCGCCCGTGTGGTGGTGGCGGACGCGGTGCACCACCAGGCTGCCGGTGGCCAGGCCGAACCGGCCCGCGATGTCCGGCCCGGCGGCGGTCCAGCCGCTGAGCACCACCTTCGGGTAGGTCGCGCCGTCGGGCAGGATGCGCGGCACGCCCCGGTCCGGCGGCGTCGTCGTGCCGCACACCAGGGTGCCGAGGCCCTGCTTCGAGGTCGCCACGCCCTGCGCGACCAGCACCGCGACGGCGGCGCGCGCGGTGCCGCGGGCCACCCCGAACCTGCTCATCAGCTCGTGCAGCGTCGGCAGCGCGCTCCCCACGGGGTACTCGCCCCGGTCGATCGCCCCGATCAGGTGATCGGCGATCAACCGGTACTTCACGTCTTCCACAGTCGCCTCCCCCAAAGCCGATCTCACCGCAGGGACGTGAGCTGGGCGCACTTAGTAACGAACCGTTCGATACTGTGCTATGGTCTGGACCACTTGTCAAGGGGATGGCTCTGCTAGCGTTCGCGGGCACGAGGGTGAAAGCGAGGCTGGGTGACATCCGGACCAGCGGCCACCGGGCCCCACGTGCTGCGGCGGATCAACGCCACCGCCGTGCTCAACGCGCTGCGCGCCGCCGACGGCCACACCGCCACCGTCTCCGACCTCGTCGTCGCCACCGGCCTGTCCCGCCCCGCCGTCACCCGCGCGCTGACCACCCTCGCGGAGTCGGGCATCGCCGAGTTCGCGGGCACCACCGAGCACCAGATCGGCCGCCCCGCCCAGCGCGCCCGGTTCCGCGCCGAACTCGGCCACGTCGCCGGCATCGACATCGGACCGCACAAGCTCCACGTCATGACCGCCGACCTCGCGGGCACCGTCCTCGCCGAACGCCGGGCCACCACCCCGCCCGAGCCGACCGGCCCGCGCCTGGTGGCGCTGCTGCGCGCCACCCTCGCCGACGTCGCCGCGGAAGCCGGCATCACCCCGACCGACCTGTGGTCCGTGGCCGTCGGCACGCCCGGCATCGTCGACCACGACCGCGGCGAGGTCGTGCTCGCGCCCAGCATCCCCGGCTGGAGCAGCCTGCCCATGATCGCCGAACTGCGCGACTGGCTCGGCTGCCCCGTCGGCATCGAGAACGACGTCAACCTCGCCGTCGTCGCCGAGCGCTGGCGCGGCGAGGCGGGCGACAACCTCCTGTTCGTCCAGTGGGGCGAGCGCATCGGCACCGGGATGGTCATCGACGACAAGCCCTACCGGGGCGCGTCCTCCGCCGCGGGCGAACTCGGCTTCATCGACCTCGTCACCGACCTGGACGACGAGCCGAAACCGCCCACCGACGGCCTCGGCGCGTTCGAGAGGCTCGTCGGCGCGGGCGAGATACTGCGCCTGGGCGTCCAGCGCTGCGAGCGACCGCTGCGCGACCGGCTCACCGGGACCGACGACATCGGGCCGCTGTTCGACGCCGCCGCCGCGGGTGACCCCGCCGCGCTGTCCGTCGTGGACACCATCGCCACCAGGTTCGCCCGCGGCCTGGCCGTGCAGCTGCTCATCATGGACCCGCAGTGCGTCGTCGTCGGCGGCGGCGTGTCCCGCGCGGGCGACGTGCTGTTCGACGCCGTCCGCCGCCGCCTCGGGCGGCAACTGCTGGTGCCCATCGACCTGCGCGTCTCGGCCCTCGGCGCGGGCAACGTCGCGCTCGGCGCGGTCCGCATGGCCCTGGACCAGGTGGAGGAACGCCTCACCGCGCTGCTGTGACCCCGCCACTTGCCCACCGGGCCCCGACCGGGGAGGGTGTGGGCGTGGGAGCTGCGGAGGAACGTGACGGCGTCTCGTTGACCAACCTCGACCAACCGCTGTTCGAGGGCGCCGACGCCGCCAAGCGCGACCTGGTCGACTACCTCGACGCCGTGCGCGACCGGATCCTGCCGCAACTGGCCGGGCGGCCGCTGTCGGTGGTCCGCGTGCTGCGCGGCCAGGACGCGTTCATGCAGAAGAACGTGCCCAAGTACACGCCGGACTGGGTGCGCACCACGCGCGTGTGGGCCGAGGCGTCCAAGCGGCAGGTCGACTACGCGCTGTGCGACGACCGGCGGACCCTGCTGTGGTTCGCCAACCAGCGCGCCGTCGAGTACCACGTGCCGCTCTCCCGCGTCGACGACCGGCAGCGGCCGACCCACCTCGTGCTCGACCTCGACCCGCCCGAGGGCGAACCGTTCTCCTCCGTCGTCGGGGCGGCCCACCTGGTGCGGCGCGCGCTGGCCGACGCCGGCCTCACCGGCGCCGTGAAGACCAGCGGCGCCAAGGGGGTGCACGTCTTCGTGCCCGTCGACGCGAGCGACGACGACGCGGCGGCGGCCACCAGGGCGCTCGCCGCGCGGGCGGAACGGCTCGACCCGACCATCGCGACCACCGCCTACCTCCGGGAGGAACGCGGGGGCAAGGTCTTCCTCGACTCCACCCGCGCCTACGGGGCCACCGTGGTCGCCGCCTACAGCCCGCGCGTCCGTCCCGGCACACCGGTGTCGTTCCCGGTGTCGTGGGACGACCTGGACCGCATCACGCCAAGCGACTTCACCCTCCGCACGGCGCCCGGCCTGCTCGGCGACGCCGATCCGTGGCGGGCCGGCCTCCCCGCCCCGCAGGCCCTGCCGGAGGACCTGGTCGAGGAGGGCCGCGCGATCCCGGTCGCCCGAGTGGTGGCCATGCACGAGGGCAAGCGCCGCGCCCGCGAGCGCCGCGACTGACCCTGTCCCGCCGCGCCTGACGCCGTGCTGCCGGGCAGGCGCCCCCGTGGCCGCCGATCAATTTATTCCAGTCTGCACTGAAGTCATGAAATAAATAGAAATGTCGCTTTTGCGTCCGAACGCGCCACGACGAACGTCGCTACCGCCGAGGAGCCGTCGCCCCGCAGGCTCATCGTGGCGATCCCTACATCCCTGCGGAGGCAGCCATGTCCCTGAAGAGGACGATCCCGGTCGCGAGCGCCCTGCTGCTCGCCGCGACCCTGCTGAGCCCACCGGCCGCGCCGGCGGCGCCGGCCGCCCTGGCCGCGCCGGACATCCCGCTGGCCAACGTCCAGGCCCACCTCAACAGCCTCCAGACCATCGCCACCAACAACGGCGGCAACCGGGCGCACGGCCGGCCCGGCTACCGGGCCTCGCTGGACTACATCAAGGCGAAGCTCGACGCGGTCGGCTACACGACGTCCGTCCAGCAGTTCACCCACGGCGGCGCGACCGGGTACAACCTGACCGCCGACTGGCCGGGCGGCGACGCGAACAACACCCTCATGCTGGGCGGCCACCTGGACAGCGTGGGCGCCGGGCCCGGCATCAACGACAACGGCACCGGCTCGGCGGGCATCCTGGAGGTCGCGCTGACCGTGGCGCGGGAGAACCTCAAGCCGGAGAGGCACCTGCGGTTCGGCTGGTGGGGCGCGGAGGAGCTGGGCCTGGTCGGCTCCAACTACTACGTGGCGCAGCTGCCGTCCGCCGAGAGGTCCCGGATCAAGGCGTACCTGAACTTCGACATGATCGGTTCGCCCAACCCCGGCTACTTCGTCTACAGCGCCAGCGGTCAGCCCACCGGCTCGGCGCAGCTCCAGCAGACGTTGCAGGCCGCGTTCAACGGGGTGGTGGCGACCGAGCTGACGTCGGTCGGCGGCCGGTCCGACCACGCGGCGTTCGCGCGGGCGGGCATCCCGGTCGGCGGTCTGTTCACCGGCGCGGAGAGCGTCAAGACCGCCGCGCAGGCGGCCAAGTGGGGCGGCTCGTCCGGGGTGGCGTTCGACCGGTGCTACCACCGCGCGTGCGACAACATCGGCAACCTGAACACCACCGCGCTGGACCGGATGAGCGACGCGATCGCGCACGCGGTGTGGGCGCTGGCCGGTGTCGGCACGCCGGGCGGGCAGAAGTTCGAGAACACCGACGACCTCCCGGTGCCCGACCAGGCCGCGGTGGAGAGCACGATCACCGTCTCCGGTGTCGCGGGCAACGCGCCGTCGGCGCTCGTCGTGGGCGTGGACATCACCCACACCTACCGGGGCGACCTGGTGGTCGACCTGGTCGCGCCGGACGGCACGGCGTTCCGGCTGAAGGATTCCGGCAGCGACAGCGGTGACAACCTCGTCACGACCTACACGGTCGACGCGTCCGGCGAGGCCGCGAACGGCGCCTGGAAGCTGCGGGTGCGGGACGCGGGCCCGCAGGACGTCGGCACGATCAACGGCTGGTACCTCCAGTTCTGAACCGACGGTGGCGGCGGGGCCTCCCCGCCGCCACCGTCGAGTGACCGCGAATCACTCCGCCGGGTGATACTCGCCGGTTTCAGGGCGCGCGGGCGGGTATCCGATCACCGGAGCTACGGAAGGACCGGTGATGGCTACCTCTACCACCCGTACCGCACGACGTCCGGTGCAGGTTGCCGCGCTGCTGGTGGGCGCGTTGTTCCTGCTGGTCGGGCTGCTCGGCTTCATCCCCGGCGTGACCTCGGGCGACCTGGCGTTCGCCGGGCCGCACTCGGGCGCGCTGCTGTTCGGCCTGTTCGCGGTGTCGGTGCTGCACAACCTCGTGCACCTGCTGTTCGGGGTGCTCGGCGTGGTGGCCTCGAAGTGGCGCGGCGCGTCCAGGGTGTTCCTCGTCGTCGGTGGCGGCGTGTACCTGCTGCTGTGGGTCTACGGCTCGTTCATCGGCCACGGCGGACCGCTGCCCGTGAACGCGGCGGACAACTGGCTGCACTTCGGCCTCGGTGTCGCGATGATCGCGCTCGGCGTGGCGACCACGGCGGTGGAGCGGTCGCGGGGGCAGTACCCGGGACGCGAGCAGTATTGAATGGCCCGACTCCGTCGGGCGGCTCGGCCGCCTGGGAGTCGGCGGCACACGGGGCGGGTCCCGCCGATCGAAAAGCGTGATCGGCGGGACCCGCGCCGTGAACCACCGACGCGGCCTCGCGGGGGCGCGTGCGGGAGGGAGCGGGGAGGCGAGAGGGGCCGGAGGGCCGGAAGGGGCTCGGGCCAAGGGCGTGGTCAGGGTGGGGCTCGGGGCCGAGGGCGTGCTCAGGGTTGTATGTCGTCGGGGGTCTTGTCCGGGCGTAGGCCGCGCCACGAGGCGTGGCGTAGGCGGCCCTCGGTGGTGAACGTGCGGTACTCGACCTCGCCTACCAGGTCGGGGTGGGTCCAGTGGGCGGCTCGGGCGTGGTCGGGTGGCACCGCGTCGACGAAGGGCGGGTCCGGCCGTTCCCGTGCCCGCAGGCGCTCGTGCAGGTCGGCGAGGCTCGCCGCGGTGAAGCCGGTGCCGACCTTCCCCACGTACCGCGGGCCGTCCGGGCCGGGCACGCCGAGCAGGAGCGAGCCCACGGTGCCCGCGCGCCTGCCGTCGCCGGGCTGCCAGCCGCCGACGACGACCTCCCGCGTGCGCACGAGCGGGACCTTGACCCACGACCGGGAGCGGC
Coding sequences:
- a CDS encoding cytochrome P450, producing the protein MWLTGLLAAAALVLTAPRWLPARVVALRAKVFAKVNGDNAITFPNAQVGPERFQEVYGHPAANGRSRGAALSDLFWYWLSPGAEVHQEHLEAGPRYDDVARTTRALLSGPADELADAAARCAGRVLDELVTGRVTPVRLRDLMVPVWAEYCYELVFGEPCPRAARDLIAGHADDVVTALKCTGLRHPARRERLTRYLARRVAAGDVRRPLPASLSPAERVHYLQGTFFNTAVVQLSEAMAHLLLALAQHPEVADRLRRDPADDRYFAHVLDETLRLYPLFGIAHRITTGEIDLGGGTTFPEGTVLCFSYPDYHAAGHRDPGVFDPDRWARVPARAAHHIPFGVAANRPCPAWRLSPLALRAATAEVLRRFTLHSTVTHTRSLPNRGPCLLVRADGPPPRHLAALGAFLRVRDRWEDVWRSVVQLVLGTVMVLHARRLRLAGRYFETHDTAGCPPGHRPPDHRERAE
- a CDS encoding GntR family transcriptional regulator, which codes for MEDVKYRLIADHLIGAIDRGEYPVGSALPTLHELMSRFGVARGTARAAVAVLVAQGVATSKQGLGTLVCGTTTPPDRGVPRILPDGATYPKVVLSGWTAAGPDIAGRFGLATGSLVVHRVRHHHTGARVTSIDQQWLPRAVATTIEQHTGHDISDRNDTPHPDLTPLLRNAGLDPIVATVQLDARLPSRSEAGTLEIPLDAPVLVVHRITHGSSGTPVEATTTVSSTGGSAPKFTIPLTG
- a CDS encoding M28 family metallopeptidase, translating into MSLKRTIPVASALLLAATLLSPPAAPAAPAALAAPDIPLANVQAHLNSLQTIATNNGGNRAHGRPGYRASLDYIKAKLDAVGYTTSVQQFTHGGATGYNLTADWPGGDANNTLMLGGHLDSVGAGPGINDNGTGSAGILEVALTVARENLKPERHLRFGWWGAEELGLVGSNYYVAQLPSAERSRIKAYLNFDMIGSPNPGYFVYSASGQPTGSAQLQQTLQAAFNGVVATELTSVGGRSDHAAFARAGIPVGGLFTGAESVKTAAQAAKWGGSSGVAFDRCYHRACDNIGNLNTTALDRMSDAIAHAVWALAGVGTPGGQKFENTDDLPVPDQAAVESTITVSGVAGNAPSALVVGVDITHTYRGDLVVDLVAPDGTAFRLKDSGSDSGDNLVTTYTVDASGEAANGAWKLRVRDAGPQDVGTINGWYLQF
- a CDS encoding DUF4383 domain-containing protein, which codes for MATSTTRTARRPVQVAALLVGALFLLVGLLGFIPGVTSGDLAFAGPHSGALLFGLFAVSVLHNLVHLLFGVLGVVASKWRGASRVFLVVGGGVYLLLWVYGSFIGHGGPLPVNAADNWLHFGLGVAMIALGVATTAVERSRGQYPGREQY
- a CDS encoding ROK family transcriptional regulator → MTSGPAATGPHVLRRINATAVLNALRAADGHTATVSDLVVATGLSRPAVTRALTTLAESGIAEFAGTTEHQIGRPAQRARFRAELGHVAGIDIGPHKLHVMTADLAGTVLAERRATTPPEPTGPRLVALLRATLADVAAEAGITPTDLWSVAVGTPGIVDHDRGEVVLAPSIPGWSSLPMIAELRDWLGCPVGIENDVNLAVVAERWRGEAGDNLLFVQWGERIGTGMVIDDKPYRGASSAAGELGFIDLVTDLDDEPKPPTDGLGAFERLVGAGEILRLGVQRCERPLRDRLTGTDDIGPLFDAAAAGDPAALSVVDTIATRFARGLAVQLLIMDPQCVVVGGGVSRAGDVLFDAVRRRLGRQLLVPIDLRVSALGAGNVALGAVRMALDQVEERLTALL
- a CDS encoding cation:proton antiporter yields the protein MNQIEFALRVFAALAVVLVATTLCGRLAMLVKQPRVVGEMVAGVLLGPALLGAVAPGVQADLFPADVKDVLYVLSTIGLTFYMFLVGASLDHGLAGGRNVRRASVLAVSGIVPTFLLGAGAAALFFDSLSPGGGSLWEFMLYVGGALSITAFPMLARILEERGIANTPIGGLTLVASAIDDAAAWVILAVIIAVGTAGGPLDALDTVAGAAVFAALMLTVGRRLLRALGERVERAGRMSRDVMALVLLLVLAAGWFTDHIGVFSVFGGFITGLAMPQSAIVRRELTTRLTDLNSILLLPVFFAFSGLNTEVSGFGAGGALWRPLAVITAVAFAGKYLGCAAVVRCQGFPWRYASAVGGLMNARGLMILIFINIGLAHGLVTSELFAILVAVAILTTAAAMPIYRASLPDGMDRAEAGPVPPPVVAPNARG
- the ligD gene encoding non-homologous end-joining DNA ligase; protein product: MGAAEERDGVSLTNLDQPLFEGADAAKRDLVDYLDAVRDRILPQLAGRPLSVVRVLRGQDAFMQKNVPKYTPDWVRTTRVWAEASKRQVDYALCDDRRTLLWFANQRAVEYHVPLSRVDDRQRPTHLVLDLDPPEGEPFSSVVGAAHLVRRALADAGLTGAVKTSGAKGVHVFVPVDASDDDAAAATRALAARAERLDPTIATTAYLREERGGKVFLDSTRAYGATVVAAYSPRVRPGTPVSFPVSWDDLDRITPSDFTLRTAPGLLGDADPWRAGLPAPQALPEDLVEEGRAIPVARVVAMHEGKRRARERRD